The Vibrio echinoideorum DNA window GTAAATTGGCTAAGTTATCTAAAGCTAAGATAGTACCGCTTTTCGCATCCATCGACCCTGAAACAGGAAAGTATTCATTAGAAGTTTTACCAGCCCTTGAACTGCAAAGCGAAGAACAAGCAGATGCTCGAGCGATGAACCAGGCTATTGAAACATTTGTAGAACCTAAGCCTGAACAATACATGTGGATTCTCCAACTTCTCTATACACAGCAAGATGGAACGAACTTCTATAATTTGTTTAAACCTCGCTATGACAGTGACTGGAAAGTCGGTTCAAGCAATAACACAAACCATAAAAGATAAGAACAAGACCAGAGATGACCATATCCACAAATAATCGCTATATCGCCAGTTCACTCGTTTCTGGGGTGTTTTTTTCGTGTTTGCTGTTAACGGGTTCTAGTTATAAATTAGCAGCCACTCCTCTTCTATTGATTGCTTTGTTTTCTTTACCATGGACTATTCGTCATAAAAATAGCCCAGAGGTAAAAGCAACGATTTGTGCTCTACTTAGTTATTTTGTGGTCACTGCATTATCATTAATCATTTATGGTGGTGATTTAGGCCAGTTAGATATGCCCACCCGCGTCATATTTGCAACCATTATCATGCTATTTATTTCGACCTATCCCCCCTCAATAAAAGTGATTTTTTATTCCATATGCTTAGGTGCGAGCATTGCAGGGAGCCTAGCGATTTATGACTTTACAAGCTCCGGAGGCCGAGCATTTATTGACAATGGATATATGGTTATTCAAGCCGGTGGTATAGCTTCTTCCCTAGCTTTACTGTCCATTGTATCTCTAATTTATGCGAAGCATACTCAAGACCGTGCGTTGGTTTTAGTATCAATGATAGGCATAATCCTTGGATTATCTGCAACTTTACTTGCAGGAGCCCGTGGAGCTTGGGTGTTACTTCCTCTAATTATTGCTTGTTTATTCTATTATTATAGAAGCTACTTTTCTTTTCGCTCTAAGGCTATAGCTATATTTTCAATAGCTGCTGTAGTGGTTTTCTCTTACCCGACTATTGAGCCCAGAATCAGCTCTATGATTTCAGACATTCATGAATATCAAAACAACGATTCTCAAACATCTTCAGGATTTCGTTTAGAGATGTGGAAATCAGCGACTTATTCAGCTTTAGACAAGCCCATATTCGGTCAAGGTTTTGAAGGCGTAAAACAGGCAAAAAAAGAGCAAGTAAAAAAAGGCTTAGTTGACAAAAGTGTTCTAAATTATAAACGAGCTCACAACCAGTTTTTTGAAGAACTTCAAACAAAAGGATTGATTGGATTAGCCGCCATACTTGCTTTCTTTGGCGTGCCACTCTACTTTCTGTGGAAAAAAATCAAACTGTCATGTGTACGAGATGATAATTATTTTTTTGCAATCGCGGGCATTGTTCACATAACATCTGTAATTGGTTTTAGTTTGACCCAGCATTATATGGCGCACCATTCTGGTATTCTTTACTACACAATAGGCACTGCAATATTTTTTGGGGCCACCTATTCAAACGATATCAAAGCAGAGACCACGACATCATGAAAATCCTCATAATAGGGCCGTCTTGGGTTGGTGACATGGTGATGTCTCAATCTCTATACACAACACTGAAGCAACAATATCCAGACGCGATTATAGATGTTATCGCTCCAAATTGGTGTAAACCCATTTTGGAGCGTATGCCAGAAATTAACCGTGCAATCGATATGCCTATTGGCCATGGGGAGTTCAATTTTTGGGGTCGTCGTGCTTTAGGTAAAACACTACGAGCAACTCAATACGACCAAGCTTTCATTTGTCCTAATTCAGCAAAGTCAGCGCTCATCCCTTGGTTCGCAAACATCCCAAAACGAACGGGATGGAAGGGGGAAATGCGCTATGGACTATTGAACGACCTTCGACCAAATAAAAAGTCGTTTCAATATATGGTCGAACGCTATGTCGCGTTAGCACACCCTAAAGAAAGTATGCTTGATTCTAGCTCACTTGGTGGACTCGAAAATTTACCTCGACCAGCTTTAACAATTGACAAGAAAGAGCAACTCGAAACCGCTAGAAAGTTCAACCTAGCTTTAGATGGCGGTATCATCGGCCTTTGTCCTGGGGCGGAATTTGGCCCCGCAAAAAAATGGCCAGAGGCGCACTACGCAGAAGTTGCAACGGCAATGAGTAAAGTGAACAAACAAGTCTGGCTGTTTGGTTCGCAAAAAGATCTCGAAACCTGTAATAGTATTAAGAATCTAGTTCCAGAAGGGCTACGCCAAAACATTCATGTATTAGCAGGTCAAACAAGCCTTATTGAAGCTGTAGACTTGCTTGGAGCATGTCAAACTGTAGTCGCGAATGATTCTGGCTTAATGCATGTTGCTGCCGCGGTTGGTTGTAAAGTCGTAGCAGTTTATGGGTCCACATCACCCAAATACACGCCACCTTTAGCAAAGAAAGTTGAAATCGTACATACCGATATTGCCTGTCGACCTTGTTTTAAGCGTGAGTGTCAATTTAACCACCTCAAGTGCTTGAGTGAGCTATCACCAGCACAAGTACTCTCTAGTATTCAAAGGCTTGAAGCGATTACGGTTAGTTCATGTTAATTCGCACGCTTTACACTATATTTCTCGCTTTAGTTTCCCCCGTACTATTATTTGGGCTCTATAGAAACAAACCAAACAAGCCAAAATTTGGAAATCGTTGGAAAGAACATTTTGGGATAATCCAGAAACTAAAATCAAATGATCGCCCGATCTGGATTCACGCAGTGTCAGTTGGTGAGTGCATCGCCGCTACCCCATTAATTAAAGCATTGAAAAAAGAAAATCCAACACAACCTATTTTGGTTACAACAACAACAAGTACCGGCGCGGAACAAATTTCAAAGCTTGGTTCTTTGGTCGAACATCGCTACATGCCGATAGATTTTAGGTTTGCAGTTAAGTCTTTTCTAAAAATAATTCAGCCTCGCAAGATGCTAATAATAGAGACCGAACTCTGGCCAAATACTCTCAATGAAGTACACCAATTTGGTGTACCGATAATTATTGTAAATGCTAGGCTTTCTAAAAAATCGCACAATAATTACGCTAAATTTCAGCCAATCTTCAACCTCATTACGCCATGTTTAACTCAAGTATTATGTCAAAATAAAATAGATGCCGACTATTTCCATTCTTTAGGCATCCCCCACGCTAAATTGAAAATCACTGGTTCAATTAAATTCGATATTGAGATATCAACCACAGCTAAAAAATTGGCCAAAGATCTACGACAAAACATTGGGAGTGATCGCCCCATTTGGATAGCTGCGAGCACTCACAAAGGTGAGGATATTCACATACTGAATGCTCACAAGCAGGTTTTAAAAGAAATACCTAATGCTTTACTTATATTGGTTCCAAGACACCCAGAAAGGTTTAATGATGTTTTTGAGCTGTGTGCACAACAAAACTTTGAGACAGTTAGACGAACATCAAAGAGACAGGTGAGTAAAACCACTCAGGTATATCTAGGTGATACAGTGGGTGAGATGCTAACGTTTATAGGAGCTAGCGATACTTGCTTCATGGGCGGGAGCTTATTAGGAACGGAGGTCGGGGGGCACAACGTTCTCGAGCCAGCAGCTTTAGGTGTCCCAATTATCACAGGGCCAAGCTACTATAATTTTTCATTTATTGTCGAGAGCCTAATCAACATAGGGGCTATCCAAATATCAACGTCCATAAATTTGGGAAGCACTGTCTCAGACTTACTTTTAGAACATAATCAGCGTGATGAGCAATCAAGTAAGCTCCTTGATTTTGTTCAAGAAAATAGCGGTTCTCTAAATAAAACACTTACCTTAGTTAACGAGTATTAGAATGAATCTTTTTTTAGTTACATCACCATTACAGTACATCTGTGCTGTTGAAGCTCGAGAACACTTGCGCTGCAAAAATAACATTCTAGTTCTCATGAATCAAAATGGCACTCACGGACTAACTCAACAACGAAAAATCGTAAACCTAAATGATTGGGATCATGTCATTGAAATCGAGCGAGGAAACAGAAGCTTTGTATTTCCTAAAGTAATTAAAGAAGTTAAAAAGATCCTTAATACAAAAAGGCTGTCTCACTTTTTTTATGCTGAGTATAACGCTTGGTGGACGAAGTTACTTATTCGGAACCTTCCCATCGACAAAGAAATCTATTTTGATGACGGTACATTAACACTTCTTGAGTATCAAAAGTTCATCCTTACAGAGAATGAATTCTATCGACCTCGTCTAATTCAAGATTTTGTCGTTCGCTGTAATGGCAGTAAGCCAATAGGTCGATTAGCTCAATCTGAAAACCTAGAGATATTTACTATGTTTGATTTAAAACCCAGTAAGTTCACCGTACATAAAAACTCTCTGAAAAGCCTAAAAGACAAATATGGACATCCCACACTGTATGATGAAAATGCTCCAATAGGTTTTATTGGTCAAGGTGCAATTGGTGACAAAAACCAAAAAACTATCGATGAATATTTAGCAGAGATATTAAAAATTTCACATGATGCACAAAAAGAGATCCTTTACTTTCCTCATCGAACAGAAAAGCAATCAGTCCGTGATGTGCTAATTAAATCGGGGAAAGTAAAGTACCATTGTAGTGAGTACCCTTTAGAAATAGAGCTTATCGACAAAAAAATAAAGCTATCATCACTTATCGGGACATTCTCAACCGTGATGTTCTCATGTCGACTTCTCTACCCCAAAATGCCAATATATTCAATCTCGAGTAACTATCCTGATAAGGCTTTTGAATTGGAATTAAAGGAACAGATGTTAAGCAATAACATAAAGGAATTTATCGCTAAATAGACCTTTCCATAAAAAACTGAGCTAAGTCAAAATCGATTTCAGTATCGATATCAAATGAGACATCATTATCCATCACGTAAGCATAGGTCTCTGATGTATAACGTATTTCATTGTATTCGCGGAGCTTTTTCACATCAAAGATGTAAATAGCTCCACTGAGTCGATAATATTGACTTATGTCTTGAGATCTTGATAGAGCCTCAGGTCTAATAAAGTCACCCATAGAATTATCTTTAGGCAGTGTATTAGACCAAAGAGGGGGGTGTTCACAAGGCGTAACAGATACAACTGAAAATGCTTCCTGTTCCATGAATAGCTCTAGAGCTTCATCAATATGTTCAGCTGTTCGTAGAGGAGATGTCGGTTGAAGTAAGACCACAACATCAACGTCAGGTGCAAATTTTTCTAAACTATAAAGCAAAACATCTTCTGTTTTTGCAGTATCAGAGGCTAGTTCAGCAGGCCTCAACTCAGGTAATTCAACATCCAATTGCCAAGCAACGTCTGCTATTTCTTTATCATCAGTACTGACAAATACACGGTCTATATATTGGCTCTTTTTTCCTGCCTCTATACTCCAGTTGATTAGCGGTTTACCAGCTAAGGGAAGTACATTCTTTCTAGGTAAACGTTTAC harbors:
- a CDS encoding O-antigen ligase family protein, with the protein product MTISTNNRYIASSLVSGVFFSCLLLTGSSYKLAATPLLLIALFSLPWTIRHKNSPEVKATICALLSYFVVTALSLIIYGGDLGQLDMPTRVIFATIIMLFISTYPPSIKVIFYSICLGASIAGSLAIYDFTSSGGRAFIDNGYMVIQAGGIASSLALLSIVSLIYAKHTQDRALVLVSMIGIILGLSATLLAGARGAWVLLPLIIACLFYYYRSYFSFRSKAIAIFSIAAVVVFSYPTIEPRISSMISDIHEYQNNDSQTSSGFRLEMWKSATYSALDKPIFGQGFEGVKQAKKEQVKKGLVDKSVLNYKRAHNQFFEELQTKGLIGLAAILAFFGVPLYFLWKKIKLSCVRDDNYFFAIAGIVHITSVIGFSLTQHYMAHHSGILYYTIGTAIFFGATYSNDIKAETTTS
- the waaF gene encoding lipopolysaccharide heptosyltransferase II, with the translated sequence MKILIIGPSWVGDMVMSQSLYTTLKQQYPDAIIDVIAPNWCKPILERMPEINRAIDMPIGHGEFNFWGRRALGKTLRATQYDQAFICPNSAKSALIPWFANIPKRTGWKGEMRYGLLNDLRPNKKSFQYMVERYVALAHPKESMLDSSSLGGLENLPRPALTIDKKEQLETARKFNLALDGGIIGLCPGAEFGPAKKWPEAHYAEVATAMSKVNKQVWLFGSQKDLETCNSIKNLVPEGLRQNIHVLAGQTSLIEAVDLLGACQTVVANDSGLMHVAAAVGCKVVAVYGSTSPKYTPPLAKKVEIVHTDIACRPCFKRECQFNHLKCLSELSPAQVLSSIQRLEAITVSSC
- the waaA gene encoding lipid IV(A) 3-deoxy-D-manno-octulosonic acid transferase — protein: MLIRTLYTIFLALVSPVLLFGLYRNKPNKPKFGNRWKEHFGIIQKLKSNDRPIWIHAVSVGECIAATPLIKALKKENPTQPILVTTTTSTGAEQISKLGSLVEHRYMPIDFRFAVKSFLKIIQPRKMLIIETELWPNTLNEVHQFGVPIIIVNARLSKKSHNNYAKFQPIFNLITPCLTQVLCQNKIDADYFHSLGIPHAKLKITGSIKFDIEISTTAKKLAKDLRQNIGSDRPIWIAASTHKGEDIHILNAHKQVLKEIPNALLILVPRHPERFNDVFELCAQQNFETVRRTSKRQVSKTTQVYLGDTVGEMLTFIGASDTCFMGGSLLGTEVGGHNVLEPAALGVPIITGPSYYNFSFIVESLINIGAIQISTSINLGSTVSDLLLEHNQRDEQSSKLLDFVQENSGSLNKTLTLVNEY
- a CDS encoding glycosyltransferase family 52; its protein translation is MNLFLVTSPLQYICAVEAREHLRCKNNILVLMNQNGTHGLTQQRKIVNLNDWDHVIEIERGNRSFVFPKVIKEVKKILNTKRLSHFFYAEYNAWWTKLLIRNLPIDKEIYFDDGTLTLLEYQKFILTENEFYRPRLIQDFVVRCNGSKPIGRLAQSENLEIFTMFDLKPSKFTVHKNSLKSLKDKYGHPTLYDENAPIGFIGQGAIGDKNQKTIDEYLAEILKISHDAQKEILYFPHRTEKQSVRDVLIKSGKVKYHCSEYPLEIELIDKKIKLSSLIGTFSTVMFSCRLLYPKMPIYSISSNYPDKAFELELKEQMLSNNIKEFIAK
- a CDS encoding acylneuraminate cytidylyltransferase family protein codes for the protein MLNNKKIMAFIPARGGSKRLPRKNVLPLAGKPLINWSIEAGKKSQYIDRVFVSTDDKEIADVAWQLDVELPELRPAELASDTAKTEDVLLYSLEKFAPDVDVVVLLQPTSPLRTAEHIDEALELFMEQEAFSVVSVTPCEHPPLWSNTLPKDNSMGDFIRPEALSRSQDISQYYRLSGAIYIFDVKKLREYNEIRYTSETYAYVMDNDVSFDIDTEIDFDLAQFFMERSI